A single window of Providencia alcalifaciens DNA harbors:
- the metB gene encoding cystathionine gamma-synthase produces MTYKASTIAIHNGLNEDSQFGCVVPPIYLSSTYNFTDFNEPRTHDYSRRGNPGRDIVQRTLGQLEGGSGAVMTNSGMSALHLLCTVLLQPGDLLVAPHDCYGGSYRLFNSLSQKGAYQVEFVDQGDESALQAALAKKPKLVLIETPSNPLLRIYDIQHISTLAHQEGALVVVDNTFLSPALQQPLALGADFVVHSCTKYLNGHSDIIAGAVIAKEEKWALELAWWANNIGVTGGAFDSYLLLRGMRTLLPRIKQQQHNAGEIVKYLKTQPLVKKIYYPALSDHPGHHIAAAQQSGFGAMLSFEFAGDEAQLRQFLQALSLFTLAESLGGVETLISHTATMTHAGMSPEARAAAGITDSLLRISVGLEDSQDLIADLSHAFKVAS; encoded by the coding sequence ATGACATACAAAGCATCCACTATCGCGATACATAATGGACTTAATGAAGACTCGCAATTTGGTTGCGTTGTTCCTCCCATCTATTTATCTAGCACCTATAATTTTACGGATTTCAATGAGCCGAGAACCCATGACTACTCCCGTCGTGGAAATCCTGGACGAGATATTGTGCAGCGAACACTGGGACAGCTAGAAGGGGGAAGTGGTGCCGTGATGACTAACAGCGGGATGTCGGCTCTCCATCTATTATGCACCGTATTATTACAACCGGGTGATTTACTCGTTGCTCCTCACGATTGTTACGGCGGCAGCTATCGCTTATTTAACAGCTTGAGCCAAAAAGGCGCTTATCAGGTTGAATTTGTTGACCAAGGCGACGAGTCTGCCTTACAAGCGGCATTAGCGAAAAAACCCAAGCTGGTCCTGATCGAAACCCCAAGTAACCCGTTACTGAGAATTTACGATATTCAACATATTTCGACGTTGGCACATCAAGAAGGGGCTTTGGTGGTGGTGGATAACACATTTTTAAGCCCTGCATTACAGCAACCATTAGCGTTAGGCGCTGATTTTGTTGTACATTCTTGTACAAAATATCTCAATGGTCATTCAGATATTATTGCGGGTGCTGTAATTGCAAAAGAAGAGAAATGGGCTCTAGAATTAGCGTGGTGGGCGAATAATATCGGTGTCACTGGCGGTGCATTTGACAGTTATCTGCTACTCAGAGGTATGAGAACACTGTTGCCTCGCATAAAACAGCAGCAGCATAATGCAGGTGAAATCGTAAAATATCTTAAAACTCAGCCGCTGGTGAAGAAAATATATTATCCTGCCCTGAGTGACCATCCGGGACATCACATTGCTGCCGCGCAACAATCTGGATTTGGCGCAATGTTAAGCTTTGAATTTGCAGGCGATGAAGCGCAACTGCGTCAGTTTTTACAGGCGCTGAGCTTGTTTACATTAGCGGAGTCTCTCGGTGGTGTAGAAACTTTGATTTCCCATACGGCGACCATGACCCATGCAGGCATGTCCCCTGAAGCGCGAGCCGCAGCAGGTATTACTGATAGTTTACTGCGCATTTCGGTTGGTCTTGAAGATAGTCAGGATCTTATCGCAGATTTAAGCCACGCATTTAAGGTTGCGTCATAA
- the metJ gene encoding met regulon transcriptional regulator MetJ, translated as MAEWNGEYVSPYAEHGKKSEQVKKITVSIPLKVLKILTDERTRRQINNLRHATNSELLCEAFLHAFTGQPLPDDDDLRKERNDEIPEAAKEIMRELGIDPETWEY; from the coding sequence ATGGCTGAATGGAACGGTGAATATGTCAGTCCGTATGCTGAACATGGCAAAAAAAGCGAGCAAGTCAAAAAAATTACAGTATCGATTCCTTTAAAAGTACTGAAAATTTTAACTGATGAACGCACTCGTCGTCAGATTAATAACTTGCGCCACGCGACTAACAGTGAATTACTGTGCGAAGCCTTTTTGCATGCGTTTACTGGTCAACCGCTGCCGGATGATGATGATTTGCGTAAAGAACGCAATGATGAGATCCCTGAAGCAGCAAAAGAAATCATGCGCGAGCTGGGTATTGACCCAGAAACTTGGGAATATTAA
- a CDS encoding outer membrane protein, whose product MKKIIAVSLLSLVSNAAFAGAESLYVSGKIGASIVQVSNQKWLTSDNEFEKTNLGNTNDSVFGGNIAVGYDFSKTTTLPLRTELEFGMREKASTSHNLASYNDHVDLSSSDDVKTDITLNTVMLNTYYDFKNDTKFTPYVSVGLGMASINHKMRYDYNEHIVSMNQFTHEKFTKSKTTTNFAWSVGLGSQYRVNNHVSLDMGYRFLDAGKSEASYYADSQENTSKVKVRSHDIMFGVTYRF is encoded by the coding sequence ATGAAAAAAATTATTGCCGTATCTCTACTCAGTTTGGTGTCTAATGCTGCCTTTGCAGGGGCAGAAAGCCTGTATGTCTCAGGTAAAATCGGGGCTTCAATTGTCCAAGTTTCAAATCAAAAATGGCTCACTAGCGATAACGAATTTGAAAAAACCAATCTCGGAAATACCAATGATTCTGTTTTCGGTGGCAACATTGCCGTCGGTTACGATTTTTCTAAAACCACCACATTACCTCTGCGTACCGAACTTGAATTTGGGATGAGAGAAAAAGCCTCCACAAGCCATAACTTGGCGTCCTACAACGACCACGTCGATTTAAGTAGCTCGGATGATGTTAAAACCGATATCACCTTAAATACGGTAATGCTCAATACCTATTACGATTTCAAAAATGACACCAAATTTACCCCGTATGTGAGCGTCGGGTTAGGTATGGCAAGCATTAACCACAAAATGCGTTACGACTACAATGAACATATTGTTAGCATGAATCAATTCACTCATGAAAAATTCACTAAATCCAAAACCACCACTAACTTTGCGTGGAGCGTCGGTTTAGGTTCACAGTACAGAGTGAATAATCACGTTTCATTAGATATGGGATACCGCTTCTTAGACGCAGGAAAATCTGAAGCAAGTTACTACGCAGATAGCCAAGAAAATACCTCTAAAGTCAAAGTGAGAAGCCATGACATTATGTTTGGTGTAACTTACCGATTCTAA
- a CDS encoding outer membrane protein has translation MKNLLLASSCLLFANLAIASSNNGVYISSKIGVSVLNMYDSKFEYNNEKKPDYKLLKFNDKSHPAFGNFIGIGYDFYDRFSVPIRAELEVGMRGKVSDTHNLNTLSTVPNSSADMKNEATLTTVMLNSYYDMKNQTAFTPYISFGLGLASTRYEITQRSEFEIFGLKQRSNQSKSDRINKLAWSIGLGSRYAFSDNLSFDLGYRFTEAGKYKISMQNAFDKDATDTSTINLASHDFMFGVAYRF, from the coding sequence ATGAAAAATTTACTTTTGGCTTCAAGTTGCTTGTTGTTTGCTAATTTAGCAATAGCATCCAGTAATAACGGTGTTTATATATCAAGTAAAATTGGTGTATCGGTTTTGAATATGTATGACAGCAAATTCGAATATAACAATGAAAAAAAGCCCGACTATAAACTGCTAAAGTTTAATGATAAAAGTCACCCTGCTTTTGGTAATTTTATCGGTATTGGCTATGATTTTTATGACCGATTTTCAGTACCTATCCGTGCAGAGTTAGAAGTGGGTATGAGGGGTAAAGTGAGTGATACTCACAACCTTAATACTCTTTCCACAGTCCCAAATAGTTCAGCGGATATGAAAAACGAAGCAACACTGACGACCGTCATGTTGAATAGCTACTATGATATGAAAAACCAAACTGCATTTACGCCCTATATCTCCTTTGGGCTAGGTTTAGCAAGTACGCGATATGAAATTACACAACGATCAGAATTCGAAATTTTTGGCCTTAAACAACGTTCCAATCAATCAAAGTCAGATAGAATCAATAAGCTAGCATGGAGCATAGGATTGGGTAGCCGATATGCCTTCAGTGATAATCTCTCATTTGACTTAGGTTATCGGTTTACTGAGGCGGGGAAATATAAAATTTCCATGCAGAATGCTTTCGACAAAGATGCCACTGACACCTCAACCATAAACCTAGCCAGCCATGACTTTATGTTTGGTGTCGCTTACCGTTTTTAA
- the rpmE gene encoding 50S ribosomal protein L31 — translation MKKGIHPKYEEVTATCSCGNVMKINSTAGHSLNLDVCGNCHPFYTGKQRDVATGGRVDRFNQRFSIPGAKK, via the coding sequence ATGAAAAAAGGTATTCACCCTAAATACGAAGAAGTTACTGCAACTTGTTCTTGCGGTAACGTAATGAAAATTAACTCAACAGCTGGTCACTCTCTGAACCTGGACGTTTGTGGTAACTGCCACCCGTTCTATACTGGTAAACAACGTGATGTTGCTACTGGTGGTCGTGTTGATCGCTTCAACCAGCGTTTCAGCATCCCAGGTGCTAAAAAGTAA
- the priA gene encoding primosomal protein N', giving the protein MIVVQVALPVPLNRTFDYLLGANMPVPVIGGRVMVPFGKRQALGVVVNLSDKSEFPEDQLKTVELVLDSQTLFPDDLWQLLLWSSQYYHYPIGEVLFHAMPTLLRQGKPAEFTPIWQWQVTEEGQAADLNELKRSPKQQQALALLRRRPVYRHQVGELEINESALQALKKKQYAELHPIQPVAEKWQSQFTVSGERLRLNSEQATAVGAIRAEDDNFSPWLLAGITGSGKTEVYLSVLENILAQGKQALVLVPEIGLTPQTINRFRERFNVPVDVLHSALNDSERLAVWLRAKQGSNGIIIGTRSALFTPFARLGIIIIDEEHDSSYKQQDGWRYHARDLAVFRAKKENIPIIMGTATPSLETLSNVQQNKYRQLNLTIRAGNARPAEQHLIDLKGQPLKFGLSHLLIQHIKNHLAQNNQVILFLNRRGYSPALICHECGWIAECQRCDHYYTLHQNFHQLRCHHCDSQRPVPRQCPQCGSTHLVPVGMGTEQLEEGISELFPDVPVTRIDRDTTSRKGELEQHLNAVHEGGARILIGTQMLAKGHHFPDVTLVALLDVDGALFSSDFRAAERFAQLYVQVSGRAGRAGKQGEVFLQTHHPEHPLLLTLLESGYNAFSAEALEERRVAMLPPFTSHILIRSEDHNNQDSRQFLQNVRQYISQHPQSDSRLWILGPAPSIQAKRGGRFRWQLLLQHPSRAYLQQFTAQLLPELLKQPESRKVKWNIDVDPTDG; this is encoded by the coding sequence ATGATCGTCGTTCAGGTGGCGTTACCTGTTCCTTTAAATCGCACATTTGATTATCTCTTGGGTGCAAATATGCCAGTCCCCGTCATCGGTGGACGGGTCATGGTGCCTTTTGGCAAACGCCAAGCCCTTGGTGTGGTTGTCAATTTGAGTGATAAAAGCGAATTTCCTGAAGACCAACTCAAAACCGTGGAGCTGGTATTAGATTCACAAACCCTGTTCCCTGATGATCTCTGGCAGCTTCTATTATGGTCATCTCAATACTACCATTACCCTATTGGTGAAGTGCTATTTCACGCGATGCCGACCCTACTACGCCAAGGGAAACCCGCTGAATTTACGCCGATCTGGCAATGGCAAGTCACTGAAGAGGGCCAAGCCGCAGATCTGAATGAACTAAAACGATCGCCAAAACAACAGCAAGCGTTAGCGCTATTACGCCGCCGTCCAGTTTATCGCCACCAAGTTGGCGAGCTTGAAATCAACGAAAGCGCTCTGCAAGCTTTGAAGAAAAAGCAATATGCCGAGTTGCATCCTATTCAACCCGTTGCAGAAAAGTGGCAATCCCAATTTACCGTCAGTGGAGAACGTCTACGACTCAATAGTGAGCAAGCTACTGCAGTGGGTGCAATTCGCGCAGAAGATGATAATTTTTCGCCGTGGTTACTGGCGGGGATCACTGGATCTGGAAAAACGGAAGTCTACCTGAGCGTGTTAGAAAATATTCTGGCTCAAGGTAAACAAGCCTTGGTATTAGTCCCTGAAATTGGCTTAACACCACAAACCATTAATCGCTTCCGTGAACGTTTTAATGTGCCTGTCGATGTTTTGCACTCTGCGCTCAATGACAGTGAGCGCTTAGCGGTTTGGTTACGCGCCAAACAGGGTTCTAACGGTATTATCATCGGAACACGCTCTGCCTTGTTCACACCATTTGCCCGTCTTGGCATTATTATTATTGATGAAGAGCATGACAGTTCGTATAAACAGCAAGATGGCTGGCGCTACCATGCCCGTGATTTAGCCGTCTTCCGAGCAAAAAAAGAAAATATCCCAATTATCATGGGAACTGCAACACCATCACTCGAAACACTGAGCAATGTTCAACAGAATAAATATCGTCAATTAAATCTCACTATCCGCGCGGGAAATGCACGCCCAGCTGAGCAGCATTTGATTGATTTAAAAGGACAGCCACTTAAATTTGGGCTATCCCATTTACTGATCCAACATATTAAAAATCACCTCGCACAAAATAATCAGGTCATTTTATTTTTAAACCGTCGAGGTTATTCGCCTGCACTTATCTGCCATGAATGTGGCTGGATAGCCGAGTGCCAGCGCTGTGATCATTACTATACTTTGCACCAAAATTTTCATCAGTTACGTTGCCATCACTGTGATAGCCAGCGCCCTGTCCCACGCCAATGCCCACAATGTGGCTCGACGCATTTAGTGCCTGTCGGGATGGGAACGGAGCAACTGGAAGAAGGGATTTCCGAGCTATTTCCTGATGTGCCTGTCACCCGCATCGACCGAGATACCACCAGCCGCAAAGGCGAACTAGAGCAACATTTAAACGCTGTGCATGAAGGTGGCGCGCGAATTTTGATCGGCACACAAATGCTGGCAAAAGGGCACCACTTTCCAGACGTCACTCTCGTGGCATTGCTGGATGTAGACGGCGCTCTATTTTCGAGCGACTTTAGAGCCGCTGAACGTTTTGCTCAATTATATGTACAGGTCTCAGGACGAGCAGGGCGAGCAGGCAAGCAGGGGGAAGTGTTCTTACAAACTCACCACCCTGAGCACCCTCTTTTGCTCACCTTATTAGAAAGTGGCTATAACGCCTTCTCTGCAGAAGCTCTTGAAGAGCGCCGGGTGGCAATGCTTCCGCCGTTTACTAGCCACATTCTTATTCGTTCTGAAGATCATAATAATCAGGATTCAAGGCAGTTTTTACAGAATGTTCGCCAATATATTAGCCAACACCCACAAAGTGACTCACGCTTATGGATTTTAGGCCCTGCACCGTCCATTCAAGCCAAACGAGGTGGACGTTTTCGCTGGCAACTTTTATTGCAGCATCCATCACGCGCCTATCTCCAACAGTTTACGGCGCAATTATTACCTGAGTTACTAAAGCAACCGGAAAGCCGCAAGGTAAAATGGAATATTGATGTGGATCCTACGGACGGTTAA